Proteins encoded within one genomic window of Oncorhynchus nerka isolate Pitt River linkage group LG9b, Oner_Uvic_2.0, whole genome shotgun sequence:
- the si:ch211-267e7.3 gene encoding ADAMTS-like protein 2 — protein sequence MYCFWSARFGIILIHSAVFIFGTFERASTSNIKDSSDGREEVQRQSRHSQRYQIRGQQPDEVAQWWGEWSSWSTCSRTCGGGVRSQERHCLQQRLTATQNINSSFCVGSPKQYQLCPFQPCVSTSVSFKQQQCSQFNAKAFGRRHYEWVPLYPDDYISISNKPCDLQCTSTTGERQLLVPAHDGTYCRDGIYQGVCIEGQCQTVGCDGKLYSSKTVDMCGVCGGNGSSCYRVSGSHRKGSTQLGYVFITNIPVGATDIQIIERRKTENILALSDEAGHFFFNGNTIIDNPRNFRVAGTVFKYRRPANLLSDGFEYIIAQGPTDQGLNVMYYNLNGKMPHITYEYTVPRTPEARTTTPVASPPEEVQIRALSVVEPAVPEPWPPVAKEKMANATELSFNDNEIEASEDYGKLGNHSGVRVPDNPPEVDHDLDHDHEGLVWELQAPLNLSQPPAMLVFRPASEIHHNNLENKLGDQGHPAPANYRTDSNLIDGDSPGPNGTHQPSKPLHRSLFLDLVSEPGGLRQPCQDGSNLCPLLELNTSSSLDNSLAQLEIYPGSLNLHEATAEDNAPYGLLFEPEPNGTESSNLVNLHQVEPVQAPDTESSNEFEVGLLDRDISLADMYRWKVSAYAPCSSTCTTGISTSYALCVRYDGSEVDETYCDAVTRPEPTHEFCTGKECPPRWETSRWSECSRTCGEGYQFRTVRCWKMMAPGFDSSVYDELCVAAELQKPMARKACKSKGCGPQWEVSDWSECSARCGGRGLRSREVRCSMETRLCNESSRPLSEKECEGPPCDRRWTVSDWGPCSGACGEGRMTRYVACKNSNGNVISDGQCDLDLKPLAVYPCGDKNCPAHWVEQEWEQCNTTCGRGVKTRQVVCSGLEDGVFKEFHGQTCDSALKPEESSACFERPCSKWFTTSWSQCSKTCGSGVHVREVKCYQGEELGHSCDSALKPEAGQTCEVQACPTEAPVEEVCQDKATANCALVLKVKLCTHWYYRKACCQSCKGKAP from the exons GACAGTAGTGACGGGAGGGAGGAGGTCCAGCGGCAGAGCCGGCACAGCCAGAGGTACCAGATCCGGGGACAGCAGCCCGACGAGGTGGCCCAGTGGTGGGGAGAGTGGAGCAGCTGGTCCACCTGCTCCAGGACCTGTGGAGGAGGGGTGCGCTCTCAAGAACGACActgtctgcagcagag actcactgccacacagaacatcaacagcTCCTTCTGTGTCGGATCTCCGAAGCAGTATCAGCTATGTCCATTTCAG CCCTGTGTCAGTACCAGTGTTAGCTTCAAGCAGCAGCAGTGCTCCCAGTTCAACGCCAAAGCCTTCGGCAGGAGACACTACGAGTGGGTGCCCCTCTATCCAG ATGACTACATCAGTATCTCCAACAAGCCGTGTGACCTACAGTGCACCAGCACCACAGGGGAGAGGCAGCTGCTGGTCCCGGCCCACGACGGAACCTACTGCCGGGACGGCATCTACCAGGGCGTCTGCATCGAGGGCCAGTGTCAG ACGGTGGGTTGTGACGGGAAGCTTTACTCCAGTAAAACGGTAGATATGTGCGGTGTGTGTGGCGGGAATGGCAGCTCCTGCTACAGAGTGTCTGGATCTCACCGGAAAGGGAGCACACAGTTAG GTTATGTGTTTATCACCAACATTCCTGTTGGTGCCACCGACATCCAGATCATTGAGAGACGGAAAACCGAAAATATACTGG CCCTATCCGATGAAGCAGGACACTTCTTTTTCAATGGGAACACAATTATCGACAATCCCCGTAACTTCCGTGTTGCTGGCACAGTCTTCAAGTACAGGAGACCCGCTAACCTCTTATCAGATGGATTTGAGTACATCATCGCCCAAGGACCCACTGACCAGGGGCTAAACGTCATG TACTACAACCTGAACGGAAAGATGCCCCACATCACATACGAGTACACCGTACCTCGCACCCCAGAAGCCCGCACAACAACCCCAGTAGCCTCGCCTCCAGAGGAGGTCCAGATACGAGCACTGTCCGTTGTCGAACCAGCGGTCCCAGAACCATGGCCCCCGGTGGCCAAAGAAAAAATGGCCAACGCCACTGAACTCTCCTTCAATGACAATGAGATTGAGGCCAGCGAGGACTATGGGAAGCTGGGAAACCACAGTGGTGTTCGGGTCCCGGACAACCCCCCGGAGGTCGACCATGACCTGGATCATGACCATGAAGGTCTTGTGTGGGAACTACAGGCTCCTCTCAACCTCAGTCAACCACCAGCCATGCTGGTGTTCAGACCGGCCAGTGAGATCCACCACAACAACCTGGAGAATAAGCTAGGAGACCAGGGACATCCTGCACCTGCTAACTACA GGACAGACTCAAACTTGATCGATGGCGACTCTCCTGGTCCCAACGGCACCCACCAACCTTCCAAGCCCCTCCACAGGAGCCTGTTCCTGGACCTGGTCTCTGAGCCAGGAGGCCTCAGACAACCCTGCCAGGATGGCTCCAACCTCTGCCCTCTCCTGGAACTCAACACCAGCTCCTCCCTGGACAACAGCCTGGCCCAGCTGGAGATCTACCCAGGCAGCCTCAACCTCCACGAGGCCACAGCTGAGGACAACGCCCCCTATGGACTCCTTTTCGAACCAGAGCCCAACGGGACAGAGAGTTCCAACCTCGTCAACCTCCACCAGGTAGAGCCGGTACAGGCCCCCGACACAGAGAG CAGCAATGAGTTTGAGGTGGGATTGCTTGACCGTGACATCAGCCTTGCTGACATGTACAGATGGAAGGTATCTGCGTATGCACCCTGCAGTTCAACATGTACCACAG GTATCAGTACGTCCTACGCCCTGTGTGTCCGGTATGACGGCTCTGAGGTGGACGAGACTTACTGTGACGCTGTGACCAGACCTGAACCCACACACGAGTTCTGCACCGGGAAGGAGTGTCCACCAAG GTGGGAGACCAGTCGGTGGAGTGAGTGTTCGAGGACGTGCGGCGAGGGTTACCAGTTCCGTACGGTGCGCTGCTGGAAGATGATGGCGCCAGGCTTCGACAGCTCCGTGTATGACGAGCTGTGTGTGGCTGCAGAGCTGCAGAAACCAATGGCACGCAAGGCCTGCAAGAGCAAAGGCTGTGGCCCACAGTGGGAAGTCTCTGACTggtctgag TGTTCCGCTCGTTGTGGGGGACGTGGTTTGAGGAGTCGGGAGGTGCGCTGCTCCATGGAGACGCGCCTGTGTAACGAATCCTCGCGGCCACTCAGTGAGAAGGAGTGCGAGGGACCGCCCTGTGACCGCAGGTGGACCGTTTCGGACTGGGGCCCT TGTTCAGGGGCCTGTGGCGAGGGCAGGATGACGCGCTACGTGGCGTGCAAGAACAGCAACGGCAACGTGATCTCTGACGGCCAGTGCGACCTGGACCTCAAGCCCCTGGCCGTGTACCCCTGTGGGGACAAGAACTGCCCGGCGCACTGGGTAGAGCAGGAGTGGGAACAG TGTAACACCACCTGTGGGCGGGGGGTGAAAACGCGGCAGGTGGTGTGTTCCGGCCTGGAGGACGGCGTGTTCAAGGAGTTCCACGGGCAGACGTGTGACTCCGCCCTCAAACCCGAGGAGAGCTCCGCCTGCTTTGAGAGGCCCTGCTCCAAGTGGTTCACCACTTCCTGGTCTCAG TGCAGTAAGACATGTGGCAGCGGGGTGCACGTTCGGGAGGTGAAGTGCTACCAGGGGGAGGAGCTAGGACACAGCTGTGATTCTGCCCTCAAACCTGAGGCCGGGCAGACGTGTGAGGTGCAGGCCTGTCCCACAGAGGCCCCAG tTGAAGAGGTGTGTCAGGACAAGGCTACGGCCAACTGTGCCCTGGTGCTGAAGGTGAAGCTGTGTACACACTGGTACTACAGGAAGGCCTGCTGCCAGTCCTGTAAGGGCAAGGCCCCGTAA